The Geobacter sp. AOG2 genome includes a window with the following:
- a CDS encoding S41 family peptidase has translation MFTTGSKKKKVAFGFVLVVTILVVFIGISTQRHCAAEAKGSDYESIELFTDVMAIIKKSYVDEVDTKKLIYGAINGMLASLDPHSSFMSPETYKEMKIDTKGAFGGLGIEISIKDGILTVISPIEDTPAFKAGIKSGDQILKIDDKFTKDLNINEAVKRMRGLKGTKVVLTIMRDGFEKPQEFTLVRDIIQVKSVRSRLLDDGYGYVRIAQFQEKTDEDLSKALKSLKDENKGDLKGLVLDLRNDPGGLLDQAVRVVEHFIPEGKMVVYTEGREKDSKMQFTAKKGGKEPNYAIVVLINGGSASASEIVAGALQDHKRAIIMGTQSFGKGSVQTIIPLSDDSGLRLTTARYYTPKGRSIQAKGITPDIVVERLELPKETGEKKEFMHIREKDLDHHFENEDKNSQGNTKKDDKKEKNALLKSDDALKNDYQAMRALDLLKGWDILKTMGTEK, from the coding sequence ATGTTCACAACCGGCAGCAAAAAGAAGAAGGTGGCGTTCGGCTTCGTACTGGTCGTAACCATTCTCGTGGTGTTCATCGGCATCAGCACACAACGGCATTGTGCGGCCGAGGCCAAGGGAAGCGACTACGAGTCAATCGAGCTTTTTACGGATGTTATGGCTATCATCAAGAAGAGTTATGTTGACGAGGTCGATACCAAGAAACTCATCTACGGCGCAATCAACGGCATGCTGGCGTCACTGGACCCTCATAGCTCCTTCATGTCCCCCGAGACCTACAAGGAGATGAAGATCGACACCAAGGGGGCCTTTGGCGGTTTGGGCATAGAGATCTCCATCAAGGACGGCATCCTGACCGTTATTTCGCCTATTGAGGATACGCCCGCTTTCAAGGCTGGCATCAAGTCCGGCGACCAAATCCTTAAGATCGACGACAAATTTACCAAGGATCTGAATATCAATGAAGCGGTCAAGCGGATGCGCGGTCTCAAGGGGACCAAAGTCGTTTTGACCATAATGCGTGACGGTTTTGAGAAACCGCAGGAATTCACGCTGGTGCGCGATATTATTCAAGTCAAGAGCGTGCGTTCCCGCCTGCTGGACGATGGCTACGGCTATGTGCGCATCGCCCAGTTCCAGGAAAAAACGGATGAGGACCTCTCCAAGGCTCTTAAATCCCTTAAAGATGAAAATAAGGGCGATCTCAAGGGGCTTGTCCTTGACTTGCGCAACGATCCCGGTGGTCTTCTGGACCAAGCGGTCCGGGTGGTAGAACATTTTATACCGGAAGGGAAGATGGTCGTGTACACCGAGGGACGTGAAAAGGATTCCAAGATGCAGTTCACGGCCAAAAAGGGCGGCAAGGAGCCGAACTATGCGATTGTCGTGCTGATCAACGGAGGCAGCGCCAGCGCTTCCGAGATCGTTGCCGGAGCTCTGCAGGACCACAAACGTGCCATCATCATGGGGACCCAGAGTTTTGGCAAGGGTTCTGTCCAGACCATTATCCCGCTCTCGGACGATTCCGGTCTGCGCCTCACCACGGCCCGTTACTATACCCCCAAAGGGCGCTCCATCCAGGCCAAGGGTATCACCCCCGATATCGTGGTCGAGCGGCTGGAACTACCCAAAGAAACCGGGGAGAAGAAGGAGTTCATGCACATCCGTGAAAAGGATCTGGACCACCACTTCGAAAACGAAGATAAGAACAGCCAGGGCAACACCAAAAAGGACGATAAAAAGGAAAAGAATGCCCTTCTGAAGTCGGACGACGCTTTGAAGAATGATTATCAGGCCATGCGCGCCCTTGACCTACTCAAGGGGTGGGACATCCTGAAAACGATGGGGACGGAAAAGTAG
- a CDS encoding murein hydrolase activator EnvC, with protein MLCILLILSAASPGWSESPKDELKGVKREIKAKRQLITKTRKVEAVVSTELQEIEHSLERKIADLGSLDRDLRNVESNLDRSGRAIAQVTEETNRKKREIEGRLISLYKAGELGALRMFFSAESFPQMAENIRYMRSILENDKKIFAEYNAKIEELRRLKASLEQDMARKERIKNGIALKKHEIEEEKRRKFAYLVKVRQDRKGYETSLKDLQANASRLQAMIERLEALSRRKLSSRHTRPGSKLKPLPELPPVPDRGFASQKGRMAMPVRGNIIETYGKHKHPEFNSYTFSKGLSIAAGAGTEIKAIYDGSVIFADYFKGYGNMVIVDHGGGYFSLYAHASRITKKVGAEVARNETLATVGDVDSAKGPMLYFEIRYQGKPVDPAAWVR; from the coding sequence ATGCTATGCATACTGCTGATCCTCTCCGCGGCTTCCCCGGGGTGGAGTGAAAGTCCCAAGGACGAGTTGAAAGGGGTCAAGCGGGAGATCAAGGCGAAGCGACAACTCATCACCAAGACGCGTAAGGTTGAAGCAGTCGTCTCCACCGAGTTGCAGGAGATAGAACATTCTCTGGAACGAAAGATTGCGGACTTGGGGAGCCTTGACCGCGATCTGAGGAATGTGGAATCGAATCTGGACCGCAGCGGGCGTGCCATTGCGCAGGTCACCGAGGAAACCAACCGGAAGAAACGAGAGATTGAGGGGCGCCTGATCTCGCTTTACAAGGCAGGAGAACTGGGCGCACTCCGCATGTTCTTCTCGGCTGAGTCATTTCCCCAGATGGCGGAGAATATCCGCTACATGCGTTCCATTCTGGAGAATGACAAAAAGATATTTGCGGAGTATAATGCTAAAATTGAGGAATTACGCAGGCTGAAAGCCTCCCTGGAGCAGGATATGGCCAGGAAGGAGCGGATAAAGAACGGCATTGCCCTTAAAAAACACGAGATCGAAGAGGAAAAGCGCAGGAAGTTTGCTTACCTGGTCAAGGTGCGTCAGGACCGCAAGGGGTATGAAACCTCGCTCAAGGATCTCCAGGCCAATGCCTCCCGTTTGCAGGCCATGATCGAACGTCTTGAGGCACTGAGCCGGAGAAAGCTTTCCTCGCGTCATACGAGACCGGGGAGCAAGCTCAAGCCTCTCCCGGAACTGCCGCCGGTGCCGGATCGCGGGTTCGCTTCCCAGAAGGGGCGCATGGCGATGCCTGTCAGGGGTAACATCATTGAGACGTATGGGAAACACAAACACCCTGAGTTCAACTCCTATACCTTTAGCAAAGGGCTCTCCATCGCCGCCGGGGCCGGCACGGAGATCAAAGCGATCTACGACGGCAGCGTGATCTTTGCGGACTATTTCAAAGGTTACGGCAATATGGTAATTGTCGATCATGGCGGGGGGTATTTCAGTCTCTACGCCCACGCCTCGCGGATAACAAAGAAGGTGGGCGCCGAGGTGGCAAGAAACGAGACGCTGGCCACGGTCGGAGATGTGGATTCCGCCAAAGGGCCCATGCTCTACTTCGAGATCAGGTATCAGGGCAAGCCGGTGGACCCGGCGGCTTGGGTGCGGTAA
- the ftsX gene encoding permease-like cell division protein FtsX, translated as MNRWKKKASPASRPNKRPNLAGEGFGGRLGYFFSRALTNIRQNIFVNVVTVGTITLALLIVSLFLLVFVNLENAAENWSERVQVTVYFDRELSGQEQAALRSRIMSLPGAARITYVSRDEALKRFSSRLRGQETLLEGVRPDILPTSFEISLKRENRETHGVEAFVASLKNIPGITEVQYGEEWVRRFNTFLNFMRLVGALLGGFLVIAVVFIVSNTIKLTIYARRDELEVMALVGATRFFIKAPFLIEGVIQGAGGAMLAVGLLWGVYEGFLHNAGSFLTFNPAASGLAFLPTEYVGGIAAAGILLGLIGSLTSLKRFVSA; from the coding sequence TTGAACAGGTGGAAAAAGAAGGCGTCTCCGGCGAGTCGGCCTAACAAACGCCCGAATCTTGCGGGTGAAGGTTTCGGCGGCCGGCTGGGCTATTTTTTCAGCCGCGCCCTGACCAATATACGGCAGAATATTTTTGTCAATGTGGTTACGGTGGGCACCATCACCCTGGCGCTCCTGATTGTTTCGCTGTTTCTTTTGGTGTTCGTCAACCTTGAGAATGCGGCGGAAAATTGGAGTGAGCGGGTGCAGGTTACGGTCTATTTCGACCGTGAATTGAGCGGTCAGGAACAGGCGGCGCTCCGCAGCCGAATCATGTCTCTACCTGGTGCGGCCCGCATCACGTATGTGTCCCGTGACGAAGCGCTCAAACGTTTCAGCTCCAGGCTTCGGGGACAAGAGACTCTGCTGGAAGGGGTCAGACCCGACATACTCCCCACCTCGTTCGAAATCTCCCTCAAGCGTGAAAATCGCGAAACCCACGGGGTCGAGGCATTTGTCGCCTCTTTGAAGAATATTCCTGGCATCACCGAGGTACAATACGGCGAAGAATGGGTCCGGCGCTTCAATACGTTCCTTAACTTCATGCGGCTGGTTGGAGCATTGCTGGGTGGCTTTCTGGTGATTGCAGTAGTGTTCATCGTATCCAACACCATCAAACTGACCATTTATGCTCGTCGCGATGAACTGGAAGTGATGGCGCTGGTGGGAGCTACGCGCTTCTTCATCAAAGCCCCCTTTTTGATCGAAGGGGTCATACAGGGGGCAGGCGGGGCAATGCTTGCCGTCGGCTTGCTATGGGGGGTATATGAGGGGTTTCTTCACAATGCGGGAAGTTTTCTGACATTCAATCCGGCTGCCTCGGGGCTGGCCTTTCTCCCAACTGAATATGTCGGCGGTATTGCTGCGGCCGGTATTCTGCTCGGTTTGATCGGCAGCCTCACCTCTCTCAAGCGTTTCGTTTCTGCCTGA
- the ftsE gene encoding cell division ATP-binding protein FtsE gives MIQLHNVSLAYQKDATALNDINLRIEKGEFVFLTGPSGAGKTTLLRLLYGALTPTRGQVVIDGQNVSRMTASQIPFLRRSIGVVFQDFKLLPTRTVFENVSITLEVLGWGRADIGKKVMHVLKQMGMEGKINQTPQRLSGGEQQRVALARALVNDPKILVADEPTGNLDDANKNQILTIFKEANVRGTTVVVATHDRRLIDNCHKRLVTLSKGEIVEQVEKEGVSGESA, from the coding sequence ATGATCCAACTGCATAACGTATCCCTGGCTTACCAGAAGGACGCCACCGCCCTGAACGATATCAATCTAAGGATCGAAAAAGGGGAGTTCGTCTTTCTGACCGGCCCTTCGGGCGCAGGAAAGACCACATTGCTACGGCTTCTCTACGGCGCGCTCACTCCTACCCGCGGGCAGGTGGTGATCGACGGCCAGAATGTCTCCCGCATGACCGCGTCCCAGATCCCTTTCCTCCGCCGCAGTATCGGCGTTGTGTTTCAGGACTTCAAGCTGCTCCCCACCCGGACGGTTTTTGAAAACGTGTCCATCACCCTTGAGGTCCTTGGCTGGGGGAGGGCGGATATTGGTAAGAAGGTCATGCACGTACTGAAACAGATGGGCATGGAAGGGAAGATAAACCAGACGCCCCAACGCCTTTCCGGGGGGGAACAACAGCGAGTGGCCCTGGCGCGGGCGCTGGTGAACGACCCCAAAATCCTCGTTGCGGATGAGCCGACCGGAAATCTTGACGATGCCAATAAAAATCAGATCCTTACCATATTCAAGGAAGCCAATGTTCGAGGTACGACGGTCGTGGTTGCGACTCATGACCGGCGGCTGATCGATAATTGTCATAAAAGGCTGGTAACCCTCAGCAAGGGAGAAATCGTTGAACAGGTGGAAAAAGAAGGCGTCTCCGGCGAGTCGGCCTAA
- a CDS encoding prepilin-type N-terminal cleavage/methylation domain-containing protein produces the protein MIVVSIIGILAAIAVPNYQWGIIKTKESVLREDLYNLRSTIDQYYVDQGKYPDSLEDLKTKNYLRGIPKDPFTKAEDWVTVPPPTDTTSAPAGATSSGGTLSLGNVYDVHSNSDLVGSDGKPYKEY, from the coding sequence ATGATCGTGGTTTCGATTATCGGTATCCTGGCGGCCATTGCCGTGCCCAACTACCAGTGGGGCATCATCAAGACCAAAGAGTCAGTATTGCGCGAGGATCTGTACAACCTGCGTTCGACCATCGACCAGTACTACGTCGATCAGGGCAAGTACCCCGACTCGCTTGAAGATCTGAAAACGAAAAACTATCTGCGTGGCATCCCCAAGGACCCTTTTACCAAAGCAGAGGACTGGGTAACTGTCCCGCCGCCGACAGATACGACATCAGCTCCTGCGGGGGCCACGTCCTCCGGCGGAACCCTGTCCCTGGGTAATGTGTATGATGTTCATAGCAACTCGGATCTTGTGGGGAGCGACGGCAAGCCGTATAAAGAGTATTGA
- a CDS encoding type II secretion system protein — MPSSLKTCRGVSLIELIVTMTILAILASVVMPMMQMTAIRSRELELHRNLRVIRTAIDEFKKSYDKAVLEKKILPSLNKSGYPETLQQLVDGYDFGGLYSTKQKFLRRIPADPMNPPKPGEEPKWGMRSYADNPDSGMWGGEDVYDVYSLNEGTAIDGTKYKDW, encoded by the coding sequence ATGCCGAGCTCATTAAAGACATGCCGCGGGGTCAGTCTGATCGAGTTGATTGTGACGATGACCATCCTAGCGATACTGGCTTCGGTGGTCATGCCGATGATGCAAATGACCGCCATCCGGTCCCGCGAGCTTGAATTGCACCGTAATCTGCGCGTTATTCGCACCGCAATAGACGAGTTCAAAAAGAGTTACGATAAAGCCGTACTCGAAAAAAAGATCCTGCCGTCCTTGAACAAATCGGGGTACCCGGAAACGTTGCAACAACTGGTGGACGGGTATGATTTCGGCGGTCTTTACTCGACCAAGCAGAAATTCCTGCGCAGGATTCCGGCCGATCCCATGAATCCGCCCAAGCCGGGCGAGGAGCCTAAGTGGGGCATGCGATCCTATGCCGACAACCCGGACTCTGGCATGTGGGGCGGTGAGGATGTCTACGATGTGTACTCATTGAATGAAGGAACGGCGATTGATGGGACGAAATATAAAGACTGGTGA
- a CDS encoding cohesin domain-containing protein — translation MRYLIHLTIPCLLSLSAMILLPGCTGGRQAFSTGEKFEAEGRYEEAMYSYAEAFRKEPEIGEYRVRFLSAREKAADNYYRSGVQYFNNGNYVAALEAFQNAYGLDPSQNKYKQQVEATRLLKNAQLAYQEGVDFEKANKLKDANRAFLQAVSLHPDNKEYQAALRRISGMRKSRVEGFELNLKSSKPITLKFKDAKIKDVFSILTRLSGINFVFDDGVKDQNVTIYMENGTFQQALELLTNMFKLGRKVLNESTVIIYPRMPDKIKQYEEMEVRTFHLNYLEAKKAINLIRGMMQVRKIQINDDSNSLLVRDTKDVVDVVEKILDANDVPEPEVVLDVEVLELNDSNAENVGLLLSNYNVQMGAFAPDGTALSSTLTSATSSSSSSSSTSSSSTISSLIRAFSVNGYGGYLTVPNATYNFGKTLVKGEVLSNPKVRIKNKEKSKFTVGTRVPITTTTTTNSTTSVNVQYVDVGVKVNAEPTIQLNNEVTIKLSLEVSSILSTETVGSTDSATKVVTIGTRNLETVLSLKDGETSVIGGLISRTNSDSKSKVFLLGDLPLIGPLLSSSNGSKAKTELVLAITPRLVRGVTVPQLDLSAFMSGKEDEPSLARPLAAFEEEPVFAPESKASSPSVDHAPKEPDATHSARSISPLAAAVEKERQAKAAANQERIAAEKAEQERQTQVSPASMAATPSPAAGVAPLGGPGVEAGQGIAPTRGMIQVTAPAALQVGQQFSIDVKVSLTQNLANTPFTLTYDPDSVEFMSAVEGAFLKQDGKPTTFSASPDAANGTVTVTLARVTGSGGVSGGGTLATFTFKAKKQGQANFGFSNVNFISADGAPFSMVPFVKPVTIN, via the coding sequence ATGCGCTATCTGATTCATCTGACCATACCCTGTCTGCTTAGTCTTAGTGCGATGATCCTGCTCCCCGGTTGCACGGGGGGGCGTCAGGCTTTTAGCACGGGAGAAAAATTCGAAGCCGAAGGCAGATACGAAGAGGCCATGTACAGCTATGCCGAAGCCTTTCGTAAAGAACCCGAGATCGGAGAATACCGGGTACGCTTCCTCAGCGCTCGTGAAAAGGCTGCCGATAATTATTACCGAAGCGGTGTCCAATACTTCAATAACGGAAATTATGTAGCTGCGTTGGAGGCGTTTCAGAACGCCTATGGTCTTGATCCCAGCCAGAATAAATACAAGCAGCAGGTCGAAGCAACCAGGCTCCTGAAGAATGCCCAACTTGCCTATCAGGAAGGGGTCGACTTTGAAAAGGCCAATAAGCTCAAGGATGCCAATCGCGCTTTTCTCCAGGCAGTTTCCCTGCATCCGGACAATAAGGAGTATCAGGCTGCCCTGCGGCGTATTTCCGGTATGCGCAAGAGCAGGGTGGAAGGTTTTGAACTGAACCTCAAATCCTCCAAGCCGATTACGCTCAAGTTTAAGGATGCCAAAATCAAGGACGTATTCAGTATCCTTACCAGGCTTTCGGGTATCAATTTTGTGTTTGACGATGGGGTAAAGGATCAGAACGTCACCATCTACATGGAGAACGGGACCTTTCAGCAGGCGCTTGAACTCCTGACCAACATGTTCAAGCTGGGACGAAAGGTGCTAAATGAAAGTACAGTAATCATCTATCCCAGAATGCCCGACAAGATCAAACAGTATGAGGAAATGGAGGTGCGCACTTTCCATCTCAACTATCTTGAGGCAAAAAAAGCGATCAACCTGATCCGTGGCATGATGCAGGTGCGCAAGATCCAGATTAATGACGATTCCAACTCGCTTCTCGTTCGCGATACCAAGGACGTGGTCGATGTGGTGGAAAAAATCCTCGACGCCAATGACGTCCCTGAACCCGAGGTGGTACTCGATGTCGAAGTCTTAGAGCTGAATGACTCGAATGCCGAGAACGTCGGACTTCTGCTGAGTAACTATAATGTGCAGATGGGGGCCTTTGCGCCGGACGGTACGGCGCTTTCTTCGACGCTCACATCGGCGACGTCGTCGTCATCGTCATCATCGTCAACATCGTCGTCATCAACCATAAGCAGCTTGATCCGCGCCTTTTCGGTCAACGGATATGGTGGTTACCTGACGGTGCCCAACGCCACCTACAATTTTGGTAAAACACTGGTCAAGGGGGAGGTGTTATCAAACCCCAAAGTCAGGATCAAGAACAAGGAAAAGTCAAAGTTCACGGTGGGAACCAGGGTTCCGATCACCACCACGACCACCACGAATTCTACGACAAGCGTGAACGTCCAGTATGTGGACGTGGGGGTTAAGGTAAATGCCGAGCCGACGATCCAACTCAATAACGAGGTCACCATAAAGTTGTCGCTTGAGGTGAGTTCGATCCTTTCCACCGAAACCGTGGGCAGTACGGACAGCGCAACAAAGGTCGTCACCATCGGCACCAGAAACCTTGAGACCGTGCTCAGTCTGAAAGACGGTGAAACCAGCGTCATTGGCGGTTTGATCTCGCGTACGAACAGCGACAGCAAGAGTAAAGTATTCCTGTTGGGTGATCTACCGCTCATCGGGCCGCTTCTCTCCAGTTCCAACGGCAGCAAAGCCAAGACGGAACTGGTCTTGGCGATTACCCCCCGGCTGGTGCGGGGTGTGACGGTGCCGCAGCTTGACCTTTCCGCGTTCATGTCCGGCAAAGAAGACGAACCTTCACTGGCCAGGCCATTGGCGGCCTTCGAAGAGGAGCCGGTCTTTGCGCCGGAATCGAAGGCTTCGTCCCCCTCGGTCGACCATGCACCGAAAGAGCCAGACGCCACGCATTCGGCCCGTTCCATTTCTCCGTTAGCCGCGGCCGTTGAAAAAGAACGTCAGGCAAAGGCCGCTGCCAATCAGGAGCGGATAGCTGCGGAAAAGGCCGAACAGGAACGGCAGACGCAAGTGTCTCCGGCCTCGATGGCGGCAACGCCCTCTCCCGCGGCCGGCGTCGCTCCTCTGGGTGGCCCCGGCGTGGAAGCCGGACAAGGGATCGCACCCACGCGGGGGATGATTCAGGTTACTGCGCCTGCCGCTCTACAGGTCGGTCAGCAGTTCAGCATTGATGTTAAGGTCAGCCTCACACAGAATCTGGCCAACACACCGTTTACCCTGACCTATGATCCGGACAGTGTCGAGTTTATGTCGGCTGTCGAAGGGGCGTTTCTTAAACAAGACGGGAAGCCTACGACCTTCTCGGCTTCGCCGGATGCAGCAAATGGAACAGTCACAGTGACCCTGGCCCGCGTAACAGGAAGCGGGGGGGTCTCCGGTGGCGGGACGCTCGCAACCTTTACCTTCAAGGCAAAGAAACAGGGACAAGCCAATTTCGGGTTCAGTAATGTCAATTTTATCTCTGCCGATGGCGCACCCTTTAGCATGGTGCCGTTCGTAAAACCTGTTACCATAAACTAG
- the pilO gene encoding type 4a pilus biogenesis protein PilO, which translates to MNQVIQEIVRQRQRILVVVLVLLVLNIAVLVFLKGYLASAISDTQTSWGDLRRRVAVAGQNDAATIYRRGKADLEQLRTRIPPKNQFPRLLGGIFDTASSDSVSVGAVNYRPSVIKDNPALLSYGLSLSVSGSYAAVKNFLADMQKNGELIVIDGLTMANNDPYEENVVMDLHMTVYLQEVP; encoded by the coding sequence ATGAATCAGGTTATCCAGGAAATAGTTCGCCAGAGGCAGCGTATTCTCGTGGTGGTTCTGGTGTTGCTGGTGCTCAATATCGCGGTGCTCGTCTTTTTGAAGGGCTATCTGGCCTCTGCCATTAGTGATACCCAGACATCATGGGGCGACCTACGGAGGCGCGTAGCGGTTGCCGGCCAGAACGATGCCGCAACGATCTACCGCAGGGGCAAGGCTGACCTGGAACAACTCAGGACGCGCATCCCCCCTAAAAACCAGTTCCCCCGTTTATTGGGCGGGATCTTCGATACAGCATCTTCCGACAGCGTCAGCGTGGGGGCGGTCAACTATCGGCCCTCGGTTATCAAGGACAATCCTGCACTCCTGTCCTATGGTCTCTCTCTGTCGGTCAGCGGGAGTTATGCCGCGGTTAAGAATTTTCTGGCTGACATGCAGAAGAATGGCGAACTAATCGTTATTGACGGTTTAACCATGGCGAATAACGACCCATATGAGGAAAATGTGGTTATGGACCTTCACATGACGGTTTATCTGCAGGAGGTCCCATGA
- a CDS encoding PilN domain-containing protein, giving the protein MRFTINLATRTYVDQRLISQICYAAIVLLVLVLSWNTFVAFSNLGELHRLKSDITTYEGRLNSRPKDVPEREYTHLLAEIAFFNGIIERKAFNWLGLLEQMENVTPEGIALTSLAPDMKSGDVKIEGRAHSFANLRTYMEKLDESKAFTKVLLLSNRDVAISDKVRGIQFTISCRAALK; this is encoded by the coding sequence ATGCGTTTTACCATCAATCTGGCCACCAGGACATACGTGGATCAGCGGCTTATAAGCCAGATCTGTTACGCTGCTATTGTCTTGCTTGTCCTTGTATTGTCGTGGAATACCTTTGTTGCGTTCAGCAATTTGGGAGAATTACACCGCTTGAAATCGGATATCACAACCTACGAGGGCCGCCTGAACAGTCGGCCCAAGGATGTCCCCGAACGGGAGTACACCCATCTGCTGGCGGAGATTGCCTTCTTCAACGGTATTATTGAACGTAAGGCCTTCAACTGGCTGGGACTGCTTGAGCAGATGGAAAATGTCACGCCCGAAGGTATTGCATTGACCTCGCTGGCGCCCGACATGAAGAGCGGCGACGTGAAGATAGAAGGACGAGCGCACTCTTTTGCAAACCTTCGGACTTATATGGAAAAGCTTGATGAATCCAAGGCCTTCACAAAAGTTCTGCTCCTGTCGAATCGCGATGTGGCGATAAGTGATAAGGTTCGCGGGATTCAATTTACCATTTCATGCAGGGCGGCGTTGAAATGA
- the pilM gene encoding type IV pilus biogenesis protein PilM encodes MLFTRTSLGVEINQSGVAFALLGGTPAAPRLERAVHTPLPTGAVRSSLREPNILDLQAFVESFQNAHNLLLHRSKRLSLTLPDSVGRIILLDMEGRFKNRTEGLDMIRWKLKKNIPFDVSDTHLDYQLLKIRENGDMALLVALASRTVIEQYENALTSAGFTPARIDFNSFNLYRIFDRRLALLDDSLLIYFHNGALGIMAYYNGVPEFIRVKELPGTSAVDNRVFMEINNSLLVHRERFPERNTANVFCIAPPDVASAFCSMVSEAAGSEAILLETKTAVTPGREAPGDQESFFLFSAAIGAALRSL; translated from the coding sequence ATGTTGTTTACCAGAACCTCTCTTGGAGTTGAAATAAACCAATCCGGTGTGGCCTTTGCCCTTTTAGGGGGTACGCCTGCGGCGCCGCGCCTGGAGAGGGCCGTTCACACACCTTTGCCTACGGGCGCCGTGCGCAGTTCGTTACGTGAGCCGAATATTCTCGACCTTCAGGCCTTTGTCGAGAGTTTTCAGAACGCCCACAACCTGCTGTTACATCGTTCGAAGCGTCTTTCTCTGACCCTGCCCGATTCGGTCGGCCGCATCATTCTCCTGGACATGGAGGGGCGTTTCAAGAATCGAACGGAAGGCCTGGACATGATCCGCTGGAAGTTGAAAAAAAACATCCCGTTCGATGTCTCCGATACCCATCTGGACTACCAGTTGCTGAAGATACGCGAGAACGGCGACATGGCCCTGCTGGTGGCGCTGGCCTCCCGCACGGTTATCGAACAATACGAGAATGCGCTCACATCGGCTGGGTTCACACCGGCGCGAATCGATTTCAACAGTTTCAATCTCTACAGGATTTTTGATCGTCGTCTGGCGTTGCTGGACGATAGTCTCCTCATCTACTTTCATAACGGCGCTCTCGGCATCATGGCCTATTACAATGGTGTGCCCGAATTCATCCGGGTAAAAGAGCTGCCAGGGACGAGTGCCGTTGATAATCGTGTTTTCATGGAGATCAATAACTCGCTCTTGGTCCATCGCGAACGCTTCCCCGAACGGAACACGGCCAATGTATTCTGCATTGCGCCGCCCGACGTGGCTTCTGCGTTTTGCAGCATGGTTTCGGAAGCGGCCGGGTCGGAAGCAATCCTGTTGGAAACGAAAACAGCGGTGACTCCCGGTAGAGAGGCTCCGGGGGATCAGGAGTCGTTTTTCCTCTTTTCAGCCGCCATCGGCGCCGCCTTGAGGAGTCTGTGA